Proteins encoded together in one Variovorax paradoxus window:
- a CDS encoding SWIB/MDM2 domain-containing protein, with translation MATAKKAPAKKAPAKKAAPAKKAAAPAKKAAPAKKAAPAKKAAPAKKAAPAKKAPAKKAAPAKKRTPNAAFMKALTPSPALAAVVGSTPLPRTAVVSKLWDYIKKNNLQDKANKRNINADAKLKEIFGKPQVSMFELAALIGKHVK, from the coding sequence ATGGCAACTGCAAAGAAGGCTCCGGCCAAGAAAGCTCCGGCAAAGAAGGCCGCTCCCGCCAAGAAGGCTGCGGCTCCTGCAAAGAAGGCCGCACCGGCTAAGAAGGCAGCTCCCGCAAAGAAGGCTGCTCCTGCGAAGAAGGCTGCACCGGCGAAGAAGGCTCCTGCAAAGAAGGCCGCTCCCGCCAAGAAGCGCACGCCCAACGCCGCGTTCATGAAGGCCCTGACCCCCAGCCCGGCACTCGCCGCTGTGGTCGGTTCGACGCCTCTGCCGCGCACCGCAGTCGTGAGCAAGCTGTGGGACTACATCAAGAAGAACAACCTTCAAGACAAGGCCAACAAGCGCAACATCAACGCCGACGCCAAGCTGAAGGAAATCTTCGGCAAGCCGCAAGTGTCGATGTTCGAACTGGCCGCGCTGATCGGCAAGCACGTCAAGTAA
- a CDS encoding TetR/AcrR family transcriptional regulator translates to MKAAKDSPPEAIEPRSRDADRSQLAILASARDEFAQRGLAGARMDSIAARAGLNKRLIYYYFGSKDDLFLAVLERTYADIREAEQQLHLDEIDPVEAIRQLVSFTWHYYLEHPEFITLLNSENLHCAAHLKRSERIQEMNSPLVQLLDTVLERGKRDKLFRAGVDPVQLYISIASLCYFYLSNNHTLSAVFGRDLRAPKAMAQRLSHMTDLVLGYVLH, encoded by the coding sequence ATGAAAGCCGCGAAAGATTCCCCGCCCGAAGCCATCGAGCCGCGCTCCCGCGACGCCGATCGCTCGCAGCTGGCCATTCTTGCGTCGGCACGCGACGAGTTTGCGCAGCGGGGCCTGGCCGGCGCGCGCATGGACAGCATCGCCGCGCGCGCAGGGCTGAACAAGCGCCTCATCTACTATTACTTCGGCAGCAAGGACGACCTCTTCCTGGCGGTGCTCGAGCGCACCTATGCCGACATCCGCGAGGCCGAGCAGCAGCTGCACCTGGACGAGATTGATCCGGTCGAGGCCATCCGCCAACTGGTCTCGTTCACCTGGCACTACTACCTCGAGCATCCCGAGTTCATCACGCTGCTCAACAGCGAAAACCTGCACTGCGCCGCGCACCTCAAGCGCTCCGAACGCATCCAGGAGATGAACTCGCCGCTGGTGCAACTGCTCGACACGGTGCTCGAGCGCGGCAAGCGCGACAAGCTGTTCCGCGCCGGCGTCGACCCGGTGCAGCTCTACATCTCGATCGCCTCGCTCTGCTATTTCTACCTGTCGAACAACCACACGCTCTCGGCCGTCTTCGGCCGTGACCTGCGCGCGCCCAAGGCCATGGCGCAGCGCCTCTCGCATATGACCGACCTCGTGCTGGGCTACGTGCTGCACTGA
- a CDS encoding tripartite tricarboxylate transporter substrate binding protein — protein sequence MKQLARTTALATLTCLAALMPGLASAQNGYPNKPIRVIVPFAAGSTTDIIARAIADKMGQSMGQTLVVDNRGGASGTIGQQAVATAAPDGYTIMIHSSSHTVSPSTFAKLPFDTVNDFAAVTPISSLPNALVISPAKNIKTLQELVAAAKAKPGTINFASAGQGSATHLNAEKFKLAAKIDATNIPFKGSAEAVTEVLSGRVDYYFSPIAPVIGQIKEGQLLALAVGSPKRAAALPDVPTTAEAGVPGSEFNFWIGMMAPAKTPRDIVNRLHDEVVKALASPEVKERFLKLGADAWTLKPEQFDAYIKDEIKSNATLVKAAGLTPAQ from the coding sequence ATGAAGCAACTTGCACGCACCACTGCACTCGCCACGCTCACCTGCCTCGCCGCCTTGATGCCCGGTCTGGCATCGGCGCAAAACGGGTATCCCAACAAGCCCATTCGCGTGATCGTGCCGTTCGCGGCCGGCAGCACCACGGACATCATTGCCCGGGCCATCGCCGACAAGATGGGCCAGAGCATGGGCCAGACACTGGTGGTCGACAACCGCGGCGGCGCCAGCGGCACCATCGGCCAGCAGGCCGTGGCCACGGCCGCGCCGGACGGCTACACGATCATGATTCACTCGTCGTCGCACACGGTGAGCCCTTCCACCTTTGCGAAGCTGCCGTTCGACACGGTCAATGACTTCGCCGCCGTCACGCCCATCTCGTCGCTGCCCAACGCACTGGTGATCTCGCCCGCGAAGAACATCAAGACGCTGCAGGAGCTGGTCGCCGCAGCCAAGGCCAAGCCCGGCACCATCAACTTCGCATCGGCAGGCCAGGGAAGCGCCACCCACCTCAACGCCGAGAAGTTCAAGCTGGCGGCAAAGATCGACGCCACCAACATTCCGTTCAAGGGCTCGGCCGAGGCCGTGACCGAAGTGTTGTCGGGCCGGGTCGACTACTACTTCTCGCCCATCGCGCCGGTCATCGGCCAGATCAAGGAAGGCCAGTTGCTTGCGCTGGCGGTTGGCTCACCCAAGCGCGCGGCCGCCCTGCCCGATGTGCCGACCACGGCTGAAGCCGGTGTGCCGGGCTCCGAGTTCAATTTCTGGATCGGCATGATGGCGCCGGCCAAGACACCGCGCGACATCGTCAACCGGCTGCACGACGAAGTGGTGAAGGCGCTCGCCTCGCCCGAGGTCAAGGAGCGCTTCCTGAAGCTCGGCGCCGATGCATGGACGCTCAAGCCCGAGCAGTTCGACGCCTACATCAAGGACGAAATCAAGTCCAACGCCACGCTGGTGAAGGCCGCCGGCCTGACGCCGGCGCAGTAA
- the thrS gene encoding threonine--tRNA ligase yields the protein MIQITLPDNSRREFPGPVSVAEVAQSIGPGLAKMTVAGKVDGKLVDASDVIDRDAKLQIITPKDDEGLEIIRHSTAHLVGHAVKQLYPTAKMVIGPVIEEGFYYDISYERPFTPEDMAAIEARMRELIAQDYDVVKKMTPRAEVIEVFKSRGEDYKLRLVEDMPDEQAMGLYYHQEYVDMCRGPHVPNTRFLKVFKLTKLAGAYWRGDAKNEQLQRIYGTAWADKKQLDQYIQRIEEAEKRDHRKLGKELDLFHIDEVAPGVVFWHPKGWAVWQAVEQYMRGIYRDTGYWEVKGPQILDKSLWEKTGHWQNYRDNMFTTESEKREYALKPMNCPGHVLIFKSDLRSYRDLPLRYGEFGQCHRNEPSGALHGIMRVRGFTQDDGHIFCTEDQILDECIAYTEQLQKVYADFGFTDILYKVATRPDNRVGSDELWDKAEHAVMEALRRSGVDFIISPGDGAFYGPKIEYTLKDALGRQWQCGTMQVDFNTAERLGGEYVTESSGRAHPVMLHRAIVGSLERFIGMLIEHHAGALPAWLAPVQVAVLNISEGQADYAASVAKTLQNQGLRVQLDLHNEKITYKIRKHSLQKLPYILVVGDKEKEAGAVAVRARGNQDLGAMSLGSFVLRLVQDIADKR from the coding sequence ATGATCCAGATCACGCTTCCCGACAACTCGCGCCGCGAGTTCCCCGGCCCGGTTTCGGTGGCCGAAGTTGCCCAGTCCATCGGACCGGGGCTCGCCAAGATGACGGTGGCCGGCAAGGTCGACGGCAAACTGGTCGATGCCAGCGACGTCATCGACCGCGACGCCAAGCTGCAGATCATCACGCCCAAGGACGACGAGGGCCTGGAGATCATCCGCCACTCGACGGCCCATCTGGTCGGCCATGCGGTGAAGCAGCTGTATCCGACGGCCAAGATGGTCATCGGCCCGGTGATCGAAGAGGGCTTTTATTACGACATTTCGTACGAGCGCCCCTTCACGCCCGAAGACATGGCGGCCATCGAGGCGCGCATGCGCGAGCTCATTGCGCAGGATTACGACGTGGTCAAGAAGATGACGCCGCGCGCCGAAGTCATCGAGGTGTTCAAGTCGCGCGGCGAAGACTACAAGCTGCGCCTCGTCGAGGACATGCCCGACGAGCAGGCCATGGGCCTGTACTACCACCAGGAATACGTGGACATGTGCCGCGGCCCGCACGTGCCGAACACGCGCTTCCTGAAGGTCTTCAAGCTCACGAAGCTGGCCGGCGCCTACTGGCGCGGCGACGCCAAGAACGAGCAGCTGCAGCGTATCTACGGCACGGCCTGGGCCGACAAGAAGCAGCTCGACCAGTACATCCAGCGCATCGAAGAGGCCGAGAAGCGCGACCACCGCAAGCTGGGCAAGGAACTCGACCTGTTCCACATCGACGAAGTGGCGCCGGGCGTGGTGTTCTGGCACCCCAAGGGTTGGGCCGTGTGGCAGGCGGTGGAGCAGTACATGCGCGGCATCTACCGCGACACGGGCTACTGGGAAGTGAAGGGCCCGCAGATCCTGGACAAGAGCCTGTGGGAGAAAACGGGCCACTGGCAGAACTACCGCGACAACATGTTCACGACGGAATCGGAAAAGCGCGAATACGCGCTCAAGCCGATGAACTGCCCTGGCCATGTGCTCATCTTCAAGAGCGACCTGCGCAGCTACCGCGACCTGCCGCTGCGCTACGGCGAATTCGGCCAGTGCCACCGCAACGAACCCAGCGGCGCGCTGCACGGCATCATGCGCGTGCGCGGCTTCACGCAGGACGACGGCCACATCTTCTGCACGGAAGACCAGATCCTCGACGAGTGCATTGCGTACACCGAACAGCTGCAGAAGGTGTATGCCGACTTCGGCTTCACGGACATCCTCTACAAGGTGGCCACACGGCCCGACAACCGCGTGGGCTCCGACGAGCTGTGGGACAAGGCCGAGCATGCCGTGATGGAGGCGCTGCGCCGCTCCGGGGTCGACTTCATCATCTCTCCCGGCGACGGCGCCTTCTACGGCCCGAAGATCGAATACACGCTGAAGGACGCGCTGGGCCGCCAGTGGCAGTGCGGCACGATGCAGGTCGACTTCAACACGGCCGAGCGCCTGGGCGGCGAATACGTCACGGAATCGAGCGGCCGCGCCCATCCGGTCATGCTGCACCGCGCCATCGTAGGTAGCCTGGAGCGCTTCATCGGCATGCTGATCGAACACCATGCCGGCGCACTGCCCGCATGGCTCGCTCCGGTGCAGGTGGCGGTGCTCAATATCAGCGAAGGGCAGGCGGATTACGCCGCTTCAGTGGCGAAAACGCTGCAGAATCAAGGGCTTAGGGTTCAGCTGGACCTGCACAACGAGAAGATTACGTATAAAATACGCAAGCATTCGTTGCAAAAGCTTCCCTATATCCTCGTCGTAGGCGACAAGGAGAAGGAAGCCGGTGCCGTCGCAGTGCGCGCCCGGGGCAATCAAGACCTCGGTGCAATGTCCCTCGGATCGTTCGTACTACGGCTCGTTCAGGATATTGCTGACAAGCGTTGA
- a CDS encoding dihydrodipicolinate synthase family protein, protein MALSLTLPTASGSLAPYALRGTAPVKPEAGVKFNRIAYSAAHVVADPLAAVDPWLQAAVDWDTTIAYRRHLFSLGLGVAEAMDTAQRGMGLDWPTSLELIRRSLDAAKDVPGALVASGCGTDHLNIDDVKSVDDVIRGYEEQMAAIEALGGKLIVMASRALARVAKSPADYERVYDRILSQAKQPVVLHWLGDMFDPALAGYWGNKDVDAAMDTALAVIAAHPHKVDGIKISLLDKDKEIAMRRRLPAGVRMYTGDDFNYAELIAGDGFGREPTHGKSDALLGIFDAIAPAASAALGALAQGNTEKFHAILGPTVPLSRHIFAAPTRFYKTGVVFMAWLNGHQKHFTMVGGQQSTRSLQHFAELFRLADAANLLEQPELAVRRMKTLLALHGVEG, encoded by the coding sequence ATGGCACTTTCGCTGACCCTTCCCACCGCGAGCGGCTCGCTCGCGCCCTACGCCCTGCGCGGCACCGCGCCGGTCAAGCCTGAAGCGGGCGTCAAGTTCAACCGCATCGCCTATTCGGCCGCGCACGTGGTGGCCGATCCGCTGGCCGCGGTGGACCCGTGGCTGCAGGCTGCAGTCGACTGGGACACCACGATCGCCTACCGCCGCCACTTGTTCTCGCTGGGCCTGGGCGTGGCCGAAGCCATGGACACCGCGCAGCGCGGCATGGGCCTGGATTGGCCGACCTCGCTCGAACTGATCCGCCGTTCGCTCGACGCGGCGAAGGACGTGCCCGGCGCGCTGGTAGCCTCGGGCTGCGGCACCGACCACCTGAACATCGACGATGTGAAGAGCGTCGACGATGTGATCCGCGGCTATGAAGAGCAGATGGCCGCCATCGAGGCGCTTGGCGGCAAGCTGATCGTCATGGCCAGCCGCGCCCTCGCCCGCGTGGCCAAGAGCCCGGCCGACTATGAGCGCGTGTACGACCGCATCCTGAGCCAGGCCAAACAGCCGGTGGTGTTGCACTGGCTCGGCGACATGTTCGACCCGGCCCTTGCAGGCTACTGGGGCAACAAGGATGTGGACGCAGCGATGGACACGGCGCTCGCCGTGATTGCCGCGCATCCGCACAAGGTGGACGGCATCAAGATTTCGCTGCTCGACAAGGACAAGGAAATCGCGATGCGCCGCCGCCTGCCGGCAGGTGTTCGCATGTACACCGGCGACGATTTCAACTACGCCGAGCTGATTGCCGGCGACGGCTTCGGTAGAGAGCCTACGCACGGCAAGAGCGACGCACTGCTGGGCATCTTCGACGCCATCGCGCCCGCCGCGAGTGCAGCGCTGGGCGCACTGGCCCAAGGCAACACCGAGAAGTTCCACGCGATCCTCGGCCCGACGGTGCCGCTGTCGCGCCACATCTTTGCGGCGCCCACGCGCTTCTACAAGACCGGCGTGGTGTTCATGGCCTGGCTCAACGGCCACCAGAAGCACTTCACGATGGTGGGCGGCCAGCAGAGCACGCGGTCGCTGCAGCACTTTGCCGAACTGTTCCGGCTGGCCGATGCGGCCAACCTGTTGGAGCAGCCGGAATTGGCGGTGCGTCGCATGAAGACGCTGCTCGCACTGCACGGCGTGGAAGGCTAG
- a CDS encoding thiamine pyrophosphate-binding protein has product MSTSQPAGHLIVECLIEQGMEIAFGVPGESFLAVLDGFHAYRDRARFIVNRQEGGAAFMAEAHGKLTGRPGVCFVTRGPGATNASIGVHNAFQDSTPMVLFVGDVGSDFRDREAFQEVDYGSFFGPSTKGFAKRVERIDDANRIPEYVARAFSTAMNGRPGPVVLVLPEDMLRTQTASRPLPRVDAVQPWSDPGSLRTLRELLLQSQRPLVIAGGGGWTTQAAQALQRFAENWRLPVANAFRFQDTFDNHHPLYAGDVGIAINPKLAQRVKDSDLIIAIGPRLGEMTTGGYTLLEAPKARQKLVHIHASAEELNRVYQADLAINAGMSAAARSLEVLSAPNTLPWEEWAAQAHADYEANLEPQALAGMPAETPRGPVDMAEVVALLQKHLPPEAAITNGAGNFASWMHRYFRYHGLAKGSKTQLAPTSGAMGYGVPAGISANLATGRVAFTIAGDGDFLMTGQELATASQHGGKSIIVLLNNGMFGTIRMHQEREYPERTSGTVLRNPDFCGLARAYGYAAERVTETAQFEAALLRALAADTGTLIEIPLDPEVITTRGTLASITRAAQARG; this is encoded by the coding sequence ATGAGTACATCACAACCCGCCGGCCACCTGATCGTCGAATGCCTGATCGAGCAGGGCATGGAGATCGCGTTCGGCGTTCCGGGCGAAAGCTTTTTGGCGGTGCTCGACGGCTTTCATGCCTACCGCGATCGCGCGCGGTTCATCGTCAATCGCCAGGAGGGCGGCGCCGCCTTCATGGCGGAGGCGCACGGCAAGCTCACGGGGCGGCCGGGCGTGTGCTTCGTCACCCGCGGGCCGGGCGCCACGAATGCCTCTATCGGCGTGCACAACGCTTTCCAGGATTCCACGCCGATGGTGCTTTTCGTCGGCGACGTGGGCAGCGACTTCCGCGACCGCGAAGCCTTCCAGGAAGTGGACTACGGCAGCTTCTTCGGGCCGAGCACCAAGGGCTTTGCCAAGCGCGTGGAGCGCATCGACGACGCGAATCGAATTCCCGAGTACGTGGCGCGCGCGTTTTCAACGGCGATGAACGGGCGCCCCGGGCCGGTGGTGCTGGTGTTGCCTGAGGACATGCTGCGCACGCAGACCGCGTCGCGCCCGCTGCCGCGCGTGGACGCCGTTCAGCCCTGGAGCGACCCCGGCTCACTGCGCACCTTGCGCGAGTTGCTGCTTCAGTCGCAGCGGCCGCTGGTGATTGCGGGCGGCGGCGGCTGGACGACGCAGGCCGCGCAGGCGCTGCAGCGCTTTGCCGAGAACTGGCGGCTGCCCGTTGCCAATGCGTTCCGCTTTCAGGACACCTTCGACAACCATCATCCGCTCTACGCGGGTGACGTCGGCATTGCCATCAATCCCAAGCTTGCGCAGCGCGTGAAGGACAGCGACCTGATCATTGCCATCGGCCCGCGGCTGGGTGAGATGACGACCGGCGGCTACACGCTGCTCGAAGCGCCGAAGGCCAGGCAGAAGCTGGTGCACATCCATGCGAGCGCGGAAGAACTCAACCGCGTCTACCAGGCAGACCTGGCCATCAACGCCGGCATGAGCGCCGCCGCGCGCAGCCTCGAGGTGCTGAGTGCGCCCAATACCTTGCCGTGGGAGGAGTGGGCCGCACAGGCGCATGCGGACTACGAAGCGAACCTGGAGCCGCAGGCGCTCGCGGGCATGCCGGCTGAAACGCCGCGCGGCCCGGTCGACATGGCGGAGGTGGTCGCGCTGCTGCAGAAGCACCTGCCGCCGGAGGCAGCCATTACCAACGGGGCCGGCAACTTTGCGAGCTGGATGCACCGCTATTTCCGATATCACGGGCTTGCCAAGGGCAGCAAGACGCAACTGGCGCCCACCAGCGGCGCCATGGGCTATGGCGTGCCGGCGGGCATCTCGGCCAACCTTGCAACCGGCCGGGTGGCCTTCACGATTGCGGGCGACGGTGATTTTCTGATGACGGGGCAAGAGCTCGCGACAGCCTCGCAGCATGGCGGCAAGAGCATCATCGTGCTGCTGAACAACGGCATGTTCGGCACCATCCGCATGCACCAGGAGCGCGAATATCCGGAACGCACGAGCGGCACCGTGCTGCGCAACCCCGACTTCTGCGGCCTGGCGCGGGCCTATGGCTATGCCGCCGAACGCGTGACGGAAACCGCGCAGTTCGAAGCCGCGCTGCTGCGCGCACTGGCGGCCGATACGGGCACGCTGATCGAGATTCCGCTGGACCCCGAGGTGATCACGACGCGCGGCACGCTGGCGTCGATCACGCGTGCGGCGCAGGCGCGGGGCTGA
- the aceA gene encoding isocitrate lyase has product MPQTLTEQLSREQQIAALEKDWATNPRWKGIKRGYSAADVVRLRGSFPIEHTLARRGAEKLWELVNNEPYVNCLGALTGGQAMQQVKAGVKAIYLSGWQVAADANSYSSMYPDQSLYPVDSVPNVVERINNTFRRADEIQWSKNVNPGDKGYVDYFAPIVADAEAGFGGVLNGFELMKAMIKAGAGGVHFEDQLASVKKCGHMGGKVLVPTTEAVQKLIAARMAADVCGTPTLVIARTDAEAADLITSDYDENDKPFLTGERTAEGFYKTKKGMEQAISRAVAYAYYADLVWCETGTPDLEFARKFAEAVHKVHPGKMLAYNCSPSFNWKKNLDDATIAKFQKELGAMGYKYQFITLAGIHSMWFNMFDLAQDYVQRGMSAYVEKVQEPEFAARDRGYTFVSHQQEVGTGYFDEVTTVIQGGKSSVTALTGSTEEEQFH; this is encoded by the coding sequence ATGCCCCAGACCCTTACCGAACAACTGAGCCGCGAACAGCAAATTGCCGCCCTCGAGAAAGACTGGGCCACCAATCCCCGCTGGAAGGGCATCAAGCGCGGCTACAGCGCGGCCGACGTTGTGCGCCTTCGCGGCTCGTTCCCCATCGAGCACACGCTGGCCCGCCGCGGCGCCGAGAAGCTCTGGGAGCTGGTGAACAACGAGCCCTACGTCAACTGCCTCGGCGCGCTCACGGGCGGCCAGGCCATGCAGCAGGTGAAGGCCGGTGTGAAGGCCATCTACCTGTCGGGCTGGCAGGTTGCGGCAGATGCCAACAGCTATTCGTCGATGTATCCCGACCAGTCGCTGTATCCGGTGGATTCGGTGCCCAATGTGGTCGAGCGCATCAACAACACCTTCCGCCGCGCGGACGAAATCCAGTGGTCGAAGAACGTGAACCCGGGCGACAAGGGCTATGTCGATTATTTCGCCCCCATCGTTGCCGATGCCGAAGCAGGCTTTGGCGGCGTGCTGAACGGCTTCGAACTGATGAAGGCCATGATCAAGGCCGGCGCCGGCGGCGTGCACTTCGAAGACCAGCTCGCCTCGGTCAAGAAGTGCGGCCACATGGGCGGCAAGGTGCTCGTGCCCACCACCGAGGCCGTGCAGAAGCTCATCGCAGCGCGCATGGCGGCTGACGTTTGCGGCACGCCGACGCTCGTGATTGCACGCACCGATGCGGAAGCGGCCGACCTCATCACGAGCGACTACGACGAGAACGACAAGCCCTTCCTGACCGGTGAGCGCACCGCGGAGGGCTTCTACAAGACGAAGAAGGGCATGGAGCAGGCCATCAGCCGCGCCGTTGCCTACGCGTATTACGCCGACCTGGTGTGGTGCGAAACCGGCACGCCCGACCTCGAATTTGCCCGCAAGTTCGCTGAAGCCGTGCACAAGGTGCACCCCGGCAAGATGTTGGCCTACAACTGCTCGCCGTCGTTCAACTGGAAGAAGAACCTCGACGATGCGACCATTGCCAAGTTCCAGAAGGAGCTGGGCGCCATGGGCTACAAGTACCAGTTCATCACGCTGGCCGGCATTCACTCGATGTGGTTCAACATGTTCGACCTGGCGCAAGACTACGTGCAGCGCGGCATGTCGGCCTATGTCGAGAAGGTGCAAGAGCCCGAGTTCGCAGCACGCGACCGCGGCTACACCTTCGTGTCGCACCAGCAGGAAGTGGGCACCGGCTACTTCGACGAGGTGACCACGGTCATCCAGGGCGGCAAGTCCAGCGTCACGGCGCTGACGGGCTCGACCGAAGAAGAACAGTTCCACTGA
- a CDS encoding gamma-glutamylcyclotransferase family protein: MPQSLRFDGAPAVRTPGHVFVYGTLRRGGRNDIARFRPEPIHVADAAIAGTLYDLGAYPGLVLNGKGRVLGEIYRIEPEVEAALDVLEEVADDDSGEYIKRRVTVDAGTRQFECLVYEIHPDRIDGRAVIGSGDWIAHAAASE; this comes from the coding sequence ATGCCGCAATCGCTGAGATTCGATGGCGCACCGGCCGTGCGCACACCAGGCCATGTCTTCGTCTACGGCACCCTGCGCCGCGGCGGGCGCAACGACATCGCGCGCTTTCGGCCCGAACCGATCCATGTGGCCGACGCTGCAATCGCAGGCACCTTGTACGACCTGGGCGCCTACCCCGGCCTGGTGCTGAACGGAAAAGGACGCGTGCTGGGCGAGATCTACCGCATCGAGCCCGAGGTGGAGGCGGCGCTCGACGTGCTCGAGGAAGTTGCGGACGACGACTCCGGCGAATACATCAAGCGACGTGTGACGGTGGACGCCGGAACGCGGCAGTTCGAATGCCTGGTCTACGAAATTCATCCGGATCGGATCGATGGGCGTGCGGTGATTGGCAGCGGGGACTGGATTGCGCATGCCGCTGCCAGTGAGTGA
- a CDS encoding Gfo/Idh/MocA family protein — protein sequence MATQRLGIIMHGVTGRMGMNQHLIRSICAIRAQGGVTLSNGDKVMPDPILIGRNAEKMEALAKTHNIARWGTDLDAALANKEDTIFFDAGTTQMRPTLLAKAIRAGKHVYCEKPIATNLNEAVEIARLAEGSGLKHGAVQDKLFLPGLRKLDMLRRAGFFGRMLSVRLEFGYWVFEGDLQPIQRPSWNYRKEDGGGMILDMMCHWRYVLDNLFGEVKSVSCLGATHIPKRWDEAGKPYEATADDAAYATCELTGHNGEPVIAQINMSWVTRVRRDDLVTFHVDGTDGSAVAGLSSCRAQSRVATPRPVWNPDEKQMMNFFDQWQEIPDSQVYDNGFKIQWEHFIRHVVENEPYKWTLPEGAKGVQLVEAALESWKERRWIDVPALKV from the coding sequence ATGGCTACACAACGACTCGGAATCATCATGCACGGCGTCACCGGACGCATGGGCATGAACCAGCACTTGATCCGCTCGATCTGCGCGATCCGCGCGCAAGGCGGCGTCACGCTGTCGAACGGCGACAAGGTCATGCCCGACCCGATCCTCATCGGCCGCAATGCCGAGAAGATGGAAGCGCTTGCCAAGACGCACAACATCGCGCGCTGGGGCACAGACCTGGACGCGGCGCTGGCCAACAAGGAAGACACCATCTTCTTCGACGCCGGCACCACGCAGATGCGCCCCACGCTGCTGGCCAAGGCCATCCGCGCCGGCAAGCACGTGTACTGCGAGAAGCCGATTGCCACCAACCTGAACGAAGCGGTGGAGATCGCGCGCCTGGCCGAAGGCTCGGGCCTCAAGCACGGCGCCGTGCAGGACAAGCTCTTCCTGCCGGGGCTGCGCAAGCTCGACATGCTGCGCCGCGCGGGCTTTTTTGGCCGCATGCTCAGCGTGCGCCTGGAGTTCGGCTACTGGGTGTTCGAGGGCGACCTGCAACCCATTCAGCGCCCGAGCTGGAACTACCGCAAGGAAGACGGCGGCGGCATGATCCTGGACATGATGTGCCACTGGCGCTATGTGCTGGACAACCTGTTCGGCGAGGTCAAGTCGGTGTCGTGCCTGGGCGCCACCCACATTCCCAAGCGCTGGGACGAAGCCGGCAAGCCCTATGAGGCCACGGCCGACGACGCTGCCTACGCCACCTGCGAGCTCACCGGCCACAACGGCGAGCCGGTCATTGCGCAGATCAACATGAGCTGGGTCACGCGCGTGCGCCGCGACGACCTCGTAACCTTCCACGTCGATGGCACCGACGGCTCGGCCGTGGCGGGCCTCTCGAGCTGCCGGGCTCAATCGCGCGTGGCCACGCCGCGCCCGGTGTGGAACCCCGACGAGAAGCAGATGATGAATTTCTTCGACCAGTGGCAGGAGATTCCCGATTCGCAGGTGTACGACAACGGTTTCAAGATCCAGTGGGAGCACTTCATTCGCCACGTGGTCGAGAACGAGCCCTACAAGTGGACGCTGCCCGAAGGCGCCAAGGGCGTGCAGCTGGTCGAGGCCGCGCTCGAGTCGTGGAAGGAACGCCGCTGGATCGACGTGCCCGCGCTGAAGGTCTGA
- a CDS encoding DMT family transporter: MNTAAPASSRLAAYGCLALSMSLVGGYVALSKPLVAAFPVLLLAWLRFGIAALAMPHWLRRAPDEAPMSARTRGLVFLESFLGNFLFSIFMLFGVSLTSAVSAGVIMASIPAAVAVASWLFLRERITVRIGLAIGCAALGIGLLALTPAHAPASTDGAAPSSMPWLGNLLVFCAVLCETAYAVIGKSLTGHLGPKRISSLINLWGFVLSMPFGIWFALQFDFSAVRMGTWALLVVYALAASIWTVWLWMTGLRHVPAAQAGVFAVMLPVSAALVGVLVLGESLSAAQLFAFALALIGVVLATWPERRR, from the coding sequence TTGAACACCGCCGCTCCCGCCTCCAGCCGTCTTGCGGCCTATGGCTGCCTGGCCTTGAGCATGTCGCTCGTCGGCGGCTACGTCGCCCTTTCCAAACCGCTGGTGGCGGCCTTTCCGGTGCTGCTGCTCGCATGGCTGCGGTTCGGCATCGCAGCATTGGCCATGCCGCATTGGCTCCGGCGCGCGCCGGACGAAGCGCCCATGAGCGCGCGCACGCGCGGCCTCGTCTTCCTGGAATCGTTCCTCGGCAATTTCCTGTTCTCGATCTTCATGCTGTTCGGCGTGAGCCTCACCAGCGCGGTGTCCGCGGGCGTGATCATGGCGTCCATTCCTGCGGCCGTGGCGGTGGCGAGCTGGCTATTCCTGCGCGAACGCATCACGGTGCGCATCGGCCTTGCCATCGGTTGCGCCGCACTCGGCATTGGCTTGCTGGCCCTCACGCCCGCGCATGCACCGGCAAGCACAGACGGCGCGGCGCCCTCATCGATGCCATGGCTCGGCAACCTGCTCGTGTTCTGCGCGGTGCTTTGCGAGACAGCCTACGCGGTAATCGGCAAGTCGCTCACCGGCCACCTGGGGCCCAAGCGGATCTCGTCGCTCATCAACCTCTGGGGCTTCGTGCTGTCGATGCCCTTCGGCATCTGGTTCGCACTGCAGTTCGACTTCTCCGCCGTGCGCATGGGCACCTGGGCCTTGCTCGTGGTCTACGCGCTCGCAGCGAGCATCTGGACCGTGTGGCTCTGGATGACGGGCCTGCGCCATGTGCCCGCTGCGCAAGCCGGTGTTTTCGCGGTGATGCTGCCCGTGAGCGCGGCCCTTGTAGGCGTGCTTGTGCTGGGCGAAAGCCTCTCCGCAGCACAGCTCTTTGCATTCGCGCTCGCGCTCATTGGTGTGGTGCTGGCGACCTGGCCTGAACGCCGAAGGTGA